A DNA window from Methanococcus voltae PS contains the following coding sequences:
- a CDS encoding glycosyltransferase family 4 protein → MKIAMLTWEYPPLIVGGLSIHCKNLAEALVKMGHEVDVITTGEVMYSSKPELVNGVNIYRVKPMIKEGEDFLSWSLLMASEMEKKLGDLEIDKYDLIHCHDWMTSKVGINLKYLLNKPYVQSIHSTEYGRCSGINSKISEIINEMEFLSVFEADEVITVSNASKKELCGIFSAPDNKIHTIYNGINLSEYCINQDSDELSEFRDELGIKNDDYMLLYVGRLEHQKGVNYLIRAFRILADKYKNLKLVLVGEGSQHDYLKSLSENLCCNNNMIFTGFKNGDELKKLYCCADICVVPSIYEPFGLVALESMASETPIVVSNTGGLSEIVNSKNGIKVEPKNPKKLAVAISKLLENNEFRNNIINNAKNDLLNYSWDNIAYNTSKVYKKAVKNKLDSKNDSSSEIIERI, encoded by the coding sequence ATGAAAATAGCAATGTTAACGTGGGAATATCCCCCATTAATCGTAGGGGGTTTATCCATCCATTGTAAGAATTTAGCAGAGGCTTTGGTTAAAATGGGTCATGAAGTGGATGTTATAACTACTGGGGAAGTTATGTACAGTTCTAAACCTGAACTAGTAAACGGAGTTAACATTTACCGTGTAAAACCAATGATAAAAGAGGGAGAAGATTTCCTATCATGGTCACTACTAATGGCTAGTGAAATGGAGAAGAAATTAGGCGATTTAGAAATAGATAAATATGATTTAATTCACTGCCATGATTGGATGACATCGAAAGTCGGAATAAATTTAAAATACTTATTAAACAAACCTTATGTCCAATCAATACATAGCACAGAATATGGGCGTTGTAGTGGTATTAATTCAAAAATATCCGAAATAATAAACGAAATGGAGTTCCTAAGTGTTTTTGAAGCTGATGAAGTAATAACTGTAAGTAATGCTTCAAAAAAGGAATTATGTGGTATATTTAGCGCTCCCGATAATAAAATACATACAATTTATAATGGTATTAATCTCAGTGAATACTGTATTAACCAAGATTCTGATGAATTATCTGAATTTAGAGACGAATTAGGTATAAAAAATGACGATTATATGTTATTATACGTTGGTCGTTTAGAGCATCAAAAAGGAGTTAATTATCTTATACGCGCATTTAGGATATTAGCTGACAAATATAAAAATTTAAAGCTAGTATTGGTGGGTGAAGGCTCTCAACACGATTATTTAAAATCTCTTTCCGAAAATCTATGTTGTAATAACAATATGATATTCACGGGCTTTAAAAATGGGGACGAATTGAAGAAATTGTACTGTTGTGCGGATATTTGTGTAGTTCCTTCAATATATGAGCCTTTTGGTTTGGTTGCACTGGAATCCATGGCTTCAGAAACCCCAATCGTAGTTAGCAATACAGGTGGGCTCTCGGAAATTGTAAATTCAAAAAATGGAATCAAAGTTGAGCCAAAAAATCCTAAAAAGCTGGCAGTAGCAATATCTAAATTACTTGAAAATAATGAATTTAGAAATAATATAATTAATAATGCCAAAAACGATTTATTAAATTATAGCTGGGATAATATAGCGTATAATACTTCAAAAGTCTATAAAAAAGCTGTTAAAAATAAATTAGATTCTAAAAATGATAGTTCTTCAGAAATAATTGAAAGAATTTAA
- a CDS encoding glycoside hydrolase family 57 protein gives MYLSFNFEVHQPHRLNKFINNDMDLWGRYMDINLNKELFKSVSKKSYYPASYLLLDLIDEHDIKVSFSITGTFIEQALEYDNYLLDIFKDLVDTKNVELMTETYYHSLSCFISEEEFTEEIKKHQHMTKDLFKYEPKVFRNTELIYNNRVAKIVENLGFKGIFTEGVDRVLEYGSPNYLYKTLSGLKVLLRNYSLSDDIGFRFSSNDWSEYPLTAEKYANWINGCNGDCVNLYMDYETIGEHHTKESGIFDFLTALPEQLAMLENIEYATPSDILDNCNPRGIINVFEHNTISWADMERDASAWLGNKMQDLAFQNLESLKNYINFFEYSKESQEYLLYKNLQTSDNFYYMCNKSSSDKDVHNYFSHFQSPYDAYGIYLNAIHDFKNYIILKSTNNEIIDDIWIKN, from the coding sequence ATGTATTTATCTTTTAATTTTGAAGTACACCAACCACATCGGTTGAATAAATTTATAAATAATGATATGGATTTATGGGGCAGGTATATGGATATAAATCTAAATAAAGAGCTTTTTAAGTCTGTATCTAAGAAATCATACTATCCTGCAAGTTATTTATTGTTAGATTTAATAGATGAGCATGATATAAAGGTTTCATTTAGTATAACTGGTACTTTTATAGAACAAGCTTTAGAATACGATAATTATCTTTTAGACATCTTTAAAGATTTGGTTGATACGAAAAACGTTGAATTAATGACTGAAACATATTATCACTCTTTAAGTTGTTTTATTTCCGAAGAGGAATTTACCGAAGAAATAAAAAAGCACCAACATATGACAAAGGATTTATTTAAATACGAGCCAAAAGTGTTTAGAAATACCGAATTAATTTATAATAACAGGGTTGCAAAAATAGTCGAGAATTTGGGCTTTAAAGGCATATTTACTGAAGGTGTTGACCGAGTTTTAGAATATGGCTCTCCAAACTATTTATATAAAACTCTTTCTGGTTTAAAAGTATTACTTAGAAACTACAGCTTAAGCGATGACATTGGATTTAGATTTTCATCAAATGATTGGTCTGAATATCCTTTAACAGCTGAAAAATATGCAAATTGGATAAATGGTTGCAATGGTGATTGTGTAAACCTTTATATGGATTATGAAACTATTGGGGAGCATCATACTAAAGAAAGTGGCATTTTTGACTTTTTGACTGCATTACCTGAACAATTAGCAATGTTGGAAAACATAGAATACGCTACTCCTTCTGATATATTAGATAATTGTAACCCTCGCGGTATTATAAATGTATTTGAGCATAATACCATTTCCTGGGCAGATATGGAGAGAGATGCAAGCGCTTGGTTAGGGAACAAAATGCAAGATTTAGCTTTTCAAAATTTAGAAAGTCTGAAAAATTATATAAATTTCTTCGAGTACTCTAAAGAATCTCAGGAATATTTACTGTATAAAAATTTACAAACTAGTGATAACTTCTATTATATGTGTAATAAATCTTCAAGTGATAAAGATGTTCACAACTATTTCAGCCATTTTCAAAGTCCTTATGACGCTTATGGTATTTATTTAAATGCCATACATGATTTTAAAAATTATATTATATTAAAATCAACAAATAATGAAATTATTGATGATATTTGGATAAAAAACTAA
- the pgi gene encoding glucose-6-phosphate isomerase produces the protein MKGIYKFNFDNVLKDKIGETGISVDEIDELRDFTNLAKANVTKKYEKGDLGFIEVLNEDLEIYEEVKELSKEFDYIIIIGIGGSILGSKAIHQGIYGSSNTYHPKVFYLDNSDPEKIYETLKAVKLEKTLIFVISKSGNTVETLANYFVIKKHMDKNNITPAKPNFVAITGGGLLQKIADKEGYMCYKVPENVGGRFSVLSAVGLAPLACLNVDIHNLVKGAKKMNDICQTDNIFRNPALLNSLIHYKMDNTGKKISLMMPYIGRLHQFGMWYRQLWAESLGKDGNGQTPVIALGATDQHSQLQLYMDGPEDKIMTFLKVNTFKQDYSIETDYDSDLKGHKLSELINSEQLGTEKSITEKGIPNVKITLSELNEYTLGMLTYAYELQTAYSGELFCINAFNQPAVEHAKKLSHAVLKGSIKEKSYNEIKIE, from the coding sequence ATGAAAGGGATATACAAGTTCAATTTTGATAATGTACTTAAAGATAAGATTGGGGAAACTGGAATATCTGTCGATGAAATTGACGAATTAAGAGATTTTACAAATTTAGCAAAAGCAAATGTAACAAAAAAATATGAAAAAGGGGACTTAGGGTTTATTGAAGTTTTAAATGAAGATTTAGAAATATATGAGGAAGTAAAAGAATTATCAAAAGAATTTGACTACATAATAATCATTGGAATTGGGGGTTCCATTTTAGGTTCAAAAGCTATACATCAAGGTATCTATGGTTCTAGTAATACATATCATCCAAAAGTTTTTTATTTGGATAATTCAGACCCTGAAAAGATTTACGAAACCTTAAAAGCGGTAAAATTAGAAAAAACTTTGATATTTGTCATTAGTAAGTCAGGTAATACGGTAGAAACTCTCGCAAATTACTTTGTAATCAAAAAACACATGGATAAAAATAATATTACGCCTGCGAAACCGAATTTTGTTGCAATAACTGGTGGCGGTCTTTTGCAAAAAATAGCGGATAAAGAGGGTTATATGTGCTACAAAGTACCTGAAAACGTTGGAGGTAGGTTTTCAGTTCTTTCAGCGGTAGGACTTGCCCCATTAGCTTGTTTAAACGTGGATATTCACAATCTAGTTAAAGGAGCTAAAAAAATGAACGATATTTGTCAGACTGACAATATATTTAGAAATCCCGCGCTATTGAATTCGTTGATACATTACAAAATGGATAATACAGGTAAAAAAATATCACTTATGATGCCATATATTGGTAGATTACATCAATTTGGAATGTGGTATAGACAACTTTGGGCGGAAAGCTTAGGAAAAGACGGTAATGGACAAACTCCCGTTATAGCTTTAGGGGCTACAGACCAGCATTCGCAACTACAATTATATATGGATGGACCAGAAGACAAAATTATGACATTTTTAAAAGTAAATACTTTTAAACAGGATTATTCAATTGAAACAGATTACGACTCAGACCTTAAAGGACATAAACTATCTGAATTGATAAATTCAGAGCAATTGGGTACTGAAAAGTCAATTACTGAAAAAGGAATACCAAATGTAAAAATTACCCTTAGTGAATTAAACGAATATACTCTGGGAATGTTAACATACGCATATGAACTTCAAACCGCTTATAGTGGAGAATTATTCTGTATAAATGCTTTTAATCAGCCGGCTGTGGAGCATGCTAAAAAATTATCTCACGCTGTTCTTAAAGGAAGTATTAAAGAAAAATCATACAATGAAATAAAAATTGAGTAA